The Benincasa hispida cultivar B227 chromosome 11, ASM972705v1, whole genome shotgun sequence genome has a segment encoding these proteins:
- the LOC120091851 gene encoding uncharacterized protein LOC120091851 — MEGLIPYLFHAMKKQKPRHNYRSQSVGSSRSYHLLITNDESSHRRTRSDFQPPALEFSDQRSTHELMHSRSVSKGAFGSSTRPSYGFESGFSSYPGQVTNKPTYYGNPPPR; from the coding sequence ATGGAGGGCTTAATTCCTTATCTTTTCCATGCAATGAAGAAGCAAAAGCCACGCCACAACTATAGAAGCCAATCCGTAGGTTCAAGCAGGAGCTACCATCTCTTGATCACCAATGACGAGTCATCGCACCGACGAACACGATCGGATTTTCAGCCACCAGCGTTGGAGTTCTCGGATCAACGATCGACACACGAGTTAATGCATTCCCGGAGCGTTAGCAAGGGTGCCTTTGGATCATCTACTAGACCAAGTTATGGATTTGAATCTGGCTTCTCTTCTTATCCTGGTCAAGTTACAAATAAGCCTACTTATTATGGTAATCCTCCTCCTCGTTGA